One Oceanicoccus sagamiensis genomic region harbors:
- a CDS encoding sodium ion-translocating decarboxylase subunit beta gives MDKLLALWYDSGIYQMQFGQFVMILVGLVLLYLAINKKFEPLLLVPIGFGGILANIPGAGLAFSAVENALYSPDPEVLQAMANALQLTAWETGKDIFLAYEASSASLHVAANQTAADLGFGNGMLYNFYNVAIASGVAPLVIFMGVGSMTDFGPLLANPKTLLLGAAAQFGIFATVLGAVGLTALGLMDFSLADAAAIGIIGGADGPTAIYVASLLAPDLLGAIAVAAYSYMALVPMIQPPIMKALTTEEERKIEMVQLRPISKVEKICFPLVLLILVALVLPSAAPLLGMFCLGNLMRECGVVDRLSDTTQNALINITTIFLGLSVGSKLSADKFLDLNTLGILLLGVVAFGIGTACGVLMAKLMNKLSSTPINPLIGSAGVSAVPMAARVSNKVGLDANPQNFLLMHAMGPNVAGVIGSAVAAGVMISLVGG, from the coding sequence ATGGATAAGTTATTAGCCCTCTGGTACGACTCGGGTATTTATCAAATGCAGTTCGGCCAGTTTGTCATGATTCTGGTTGGCCTGGTGCTGTTGTATCTGGCAATCAATAAAAAGTTTGAGCCCTTATTGCTGGTGCCGATAGGCTTTGGCGGTATTCTGGCGAATATTCCCGGCGCTGGCCTGGCGTTTTCCGCCGTCGAAAATGCCCTCTATTCTCCCGACCCTGAAGTCCTGCAGGCTATGGCCAATGCCTTGCAGCTAACCGCCTGGGAGACCGGCAAAGATATTTTCCTGGCCTATGAGGCTTCCTCAGCCAGCTTGCATGTTGCCGCCAACCAAACCGCCGCCGATCTGGGTTTTGGCAATGGTATGTTATACAACTTCTATAACGTCGCGATTGCCAGTGGGGTAGCCCCGTTGGTGATTTTTATGGGCGTAGGCTCCATGACCGACTTTGGCCCATTGCTGGCCAATCCCAAAACCCTGCTATTAGGGGCGGCTGCCCAGTTTGGTATTTTTGCGACCGTATTGGGCGCGGTAGGCTTGACGGCTCTGGGGCTGATGGACTTCTCTCTGGCGGATGCTGCCGCTATCGGGATTATCGGTGGTGCTGATGGCCCAACGGCCATCTATGTGGCCAGTTTATTGGCGCCGGATTTGCTCGGTGCTATTGCGGTGGCAGCCTATTCCTATATGGCGCTGGTGCCTATGATCCAGCCTCCGATTATGAAAGCGCTGACCACCGAAGAGGAGCGCAAGATCGAAATGGTGCAATTGCGCCCCATCTCTAAAGTCGAGAAGATCTGCTTCCCCTTAGTGCTATTGATTCTGGTGGCTTTGGTATTGCCCTCGGCGGCTCCCCTATTAGGGATGTTCTGTTTGGGTAACCTGATGCGTGAGTGTGGCGTGGTAGACCGGTTAAGCGATACCACGCAAAATGCCTTAATCAATATCACCACTATCTTTCTGGGCCTATCGGTCGGTTCCAAATTAAGTGCCGATAAATTCCTCGACCTTAATACTCTGGGTATTTTGCTATTGGGCGTTGTGGCCTTTGGCATTGGTACTGCCTGTGGGGTATTGATGGCCAAGCTGATGAATAAACTGTCCAGTACACCTATCAACCCCCTGATTGGTTCGGCGGGGGTCTCTGCGGTGCCAATGGCTGCCAGAGTGTCCAATAAAGTCGGGTTGGATGCTAATCCGCAAAACTTCCTGTTAATGCATGCTATGGGCCCCAATGTGGCGGGGGTTATTGGTTCGGCGGTTGCTGCCGGGGTGATGATCAGTTTGGTCGGTGGCTAG
- the gspC gene encoding type II secretion system protein GspC, giving the protein MTAEQVTARVAMIVQQLTEVAKSLPVQSVNKAVCGVLIVWLLITLGQLTTVFIASDTMPVEAADPAEPATLKPASKTDISQLQSINLFGVAGAVPLAPVESVPVADEMALNATKTKLKLSLEGIVYTPDDDESLAVIVYQNKQDQYYIGDKLPVGNKVTLARVMADHVILDNSGRYESLWLYDDEKKAAGKGAAAVSRPASKAVTDKRNNNDATKLATGYRDRLYKNPSSLAEVLRISPAQKNGQMLGYRVSAGRDRKQFAALGFKANDIVTSINGIELDEPSKALQIYKLMRTAKEATFVVDRNGSPVEVLVSLGEDQ; this is encoded by the coding sequence TTGACAGCAGAGCAGGTGACGGCGCGGGTTGCGATGATAGTGCAACAATTGACAGAAGTGGCAAAATCTCTACCTGTGCAATCCGTGAATAAAGCCGTTTGTGGTGTGCTTATTGTTTGGCTACTCATTACCTTAGGTCAGTTGACCACGGTGTTTATAGCCAGTGACACCATGCCTGTTGAGGCCGCTGACCCGGCAGAGCCTGCTACCTTAAAACCCGCCAGTAAAACCGATATCAGCCAGTTGCAGTCCATTAATCTATTTGGTGTCGCAGGCGCAGTGCCGCTGGCACCGGTTGAGTCGGTACCGGTAGCCGATGAGATGGCATTAAATGCCACCAAAACCAAGTTAAAGCTCAGTTTAGAAGGCATTGTTTACACCCCTGATGACGATGAGTCTCTGGCGGTGATTGTTTACCAAAATAAGCAGGACCAATACTATATCGGCGATAAGCTGCCAGTGGGCAACAAAGTTACCCTGGCCCGGGTTATGGCTGACCATGTCATCCTGGATAACAGTGGCCGCTATGAGTCCCTATGGCTTTACGATGATGAGAAAAAAGCCGCTGGAAAGGGGGCTGCTGCGGTTAGCAGGCCGGCCAGCAAGGCCGTCACTGACAAGCGTAATAATAACGATGCCACCAAACTGGCAACAGGCTACCGTGACCGACTGTATAAAAACCCCAGTTCACTGGCGGAAGTATTGCGTATTTCACCAGCACAAAAAAATGGTCAAATGCTGGGCTATCGTGTGAGTGCCGGGCGTGATCGCAAACAGTTCGCAGCTTTGGGTTTTAAAGCCAATGATATTGTAACCAGTATTAATGGCATTGAATTAGATGAACCTTCCAAGGCATTGCAAATCTATAAATTAATGCGTACAGCCAAAGAGGCCACCTTTGTGGTTGATCGCAATGGTAGCCCTGTTGAGGTGTTGGTTTCTTTGGGTGAAGATCAGTAA